A section of the Aliidongia dinghuensis genome encodes:
- a CDS encoding LysR family transcriptional regulator, with translation MTISQRDNSLCAAYTAEANSPMRRGDLADLAAFVTVADQLSFRAAAARLDVTPSALSHTMRQLESRLGVRLLHRTTRSVSVTDAGHRLLERLRPAISEISGALEDLGEEQRKPFGRLRIYASHLAAATVVAPVWGRFLSTYPDVHLELLVGEAPIDIVAKGFDAGIGPKDRAAEDMIAVRVMGPMRVAVVGAPNYFALRRPPRTPDDLARHCCVQYRRAADAPLYEWSFSRAGEERRLAVDGRVIVNNPDMAIRAAIDGLGIAYTLESLAEMFLRSGQLIRVLEDWSPSFEGLFLYYPGRRQVPAALRAFIDMLSAASTAAMPTQVLRNPFAKEA, from the coding sequence TTGACCATCTCGCAAAGGGATAATTCCCTATGTGCTGCATACACTGCTGAGGCAAACTCACCAATGCGCCGAGGAGATCTCGCGGATCTAGCCGCCTTCGTCACCGTTGCCGATCAGCTGAGCTTCCGCGCGGCTGCCGCGCGGCTGGACGTGACGCCATCGGCGCTAAGCCACACCATGCGCCAGCTCGAGAGCCGCCTTGGCGTGCGGCTGCTGCATCGCACGACCCGCAGTGTTTCGGTGACGGATGCGGGCCATCGCCTGCTCGAACGGCTGAGGCCGGCCATCAGCGAGATCTCCGGCGCCCTTGAGGATTTGGGCGAGGAACAACGCAAGCCCTTCGGTCGCCTGCGCATCTATGCCAGTCACCTGGCCGCGGCGACGGTGGTGGCGCCGGTCTGGGGCCGTTTTCTTTCGACATATCCCGACGTCCATCTCGAGCTTCTGGTCGGTGAAGCGCCGATCGACATCGTGGCCAAGGGCTTCGACGCCGGGATCGGGCCCAAGGACCGGGCAGCGGAGGACATGATCGCCGTCCGGGTCATGGGACCGATGCGGGTGGCGGTCGTCGGAGCGCCGAACTACTTCGCATTGCGGCGTCCGCCACGCACGCCCGACGATCTCGCCCGCCACTGCTGCGTCCAATATCGCCGTGCCGCCGATGCCCCTCTCTACGAATGGTCCTTCAGCCGCGCTGGCGAGGAACGGCGCCTCGCGGTGGACGGCCGGGTCATCGTCAACAACCCCGACATGGCCATTCGCGCCGCGATTGACGGGTTGGGCATCGCCTATACGCTCGAATCGCTGGCTGAAATGTTCCTGCGCTCGGGCCAGCTCATTCGCGTCCTGGAGGACTGGTCGCCCTCTTTCGAGGGGCTGTTCCTCTATTACCCCGGGCGGCGACAGGTTCCAGCCGCGCTGC
- a CDS encoding LysR substrate-binding domain-containing protein has translation MELRHLRYFLAVAEELNFSRAAQHLHIAQPPLSQQIRQLEDELGLQLFERGSRPLRLTEAGRFFHTEARQILAKLDAAVDGTRRIARGQTGWLGLGYVGSAMHVLVPPVLRRFHAEHPGVEVLLFEMLTADQAAALLDRRIHVGFVRPAIGHDELVEELLYAEPVGIAVPADHPFASRAGLHIAELAGQPIVLFGGRAARGVESDFILSLFRQGGIEPQAVVEAQSMESCLGLVAAGMGLAVVSSGYGHVPRAGVRFVPLTAAPSIPMKLAYRPQERSPAVLAFLKIVREEVSKTRRISEFPSAEYATHIELSPGPFVGTIPAM, from the coding sequence ATGGAGCTCCGGCATCTGCGTTATTTCCTGGCCGTGGCGGAGGAGCTGAATTTCAGCCGCGCCGCTCAGCACCTGCACATCGCCCAGCCGCCCTTGAGCCAGCAGATCCGCCAGCTCGAGGACGAGCTCGGGCTCCAGCTGTTCGAGCGCGGCAGCCGGCCTCTGCGCCTTACCGAGGCGGGCCGCTTCTTCCACACCGAGGCGCGCCAGATCCTCGCCAAGCTCGACGCAGCAGTCGACGGTACCCGTCGCATCGCCCGCGGCCAGACGGGCTGGCTCGGCCTCGGCTATGTCGGCTCGGCCATGCATGTGCTGGTGCCTCCGGTACTGCGCCGTTTCCATGCCGAACATCCGGGCGTGGAGGTGTTGCTGTTCGAGATGCTGACGGCCGATCAGGCGGCGGCACTCCTCGACCGGCGGATCCATGTGGGCTTCGTGCGGCCCGCGATTGGACATGATGAGCTGGTCGAGGAACTGCTCTACGCCGAGCCCGTCGGGATCGCCGTGCCGGCTGACCACCCCTTTGCGTCGCGTGCCGGACTGCACATCGCCGAGCTCGCCGGCCAACCGATCGTACTCTTCGGCGGCCGTGCGGCGCGGGGCGTGGAAAGCGACTTCATCCTGTCCCTGTTCCGTCAGGGAGGGATCGAGCCGCAGGCAGTGGTCGAAGCGCAATCCATGGAATCTTGCCTCGGCCTGGTCGCGGCCGGCATGGGCCTGGCGGTCGTCTCTTCCGGCTACGGCCATGTCCCGCGGGCTGGCGTGCGCTTCGTGCCACTCACGGCGGCGCCCTCGATCCCGATGAAACTCGCCTACCGGCCGCAGGAGCGCTCGCCCGCGGTGCTCGCCTTCCTCAAGATCGTCCGTGAGGAGGTCTCGAAGACCAGGCGCATTAGTGAATTTCCCTCAGCAGAGTATGCAACACACATAGAATTATCGCCTGGCCCATTCGTCGGTACCATCCCTGCGATGTGA
- a CDS encoding aminotransferase class V-fold PLP-dependent enzyme: MTLDIARLRAETPGVDRVLHLNHAGSSLLSAATLAGIEAQFRREAELGSMEAGAAAAGAIDAARADIATLIGAAADEIAFTGGNSDGWGRAFAALRLRPGDRVLVGRSEWGGNLACLERAGLAVETVPADEYGQISLEALAGLLDERVRLLALTWAPANGGLIQPAAAVGRLVRAVGVPYFIDAAQIVGQMPVDVAKLGCDVLVAPARKHLRGPRGVGFAYVRRDFAERLDPAFVDTRSAPIGPGGALLQPGARRLESAECAPALRIGFGLAVRHALDLGVDHIRAAIAARAESLRARLAALPGVALCDLGVERSGLVAFTLDGWSGPRAQAALASQKINIGFNGRAYTPLDMDARGLAEVLRASVSYLTTEDELDRFTAALAALGA, encoded by the coding sequence ATGACGCTCGATATCGCGCGGCTGCGGGCCGAGACACCCGGCGTCGACCGGGTGCTGCATCTCAATCACGCCGGCAGCTCGCTCTTGTCGGCGGCGACGCTCGCCGGGATCGAGGCCCAGTTCCGTCGCGAGGCGGAGCTGGGCTCGATGGAAGCGGGCGCCGCCGCGGCCGGGGCGATTGACGCGGCACGCGCCGATATCGCGACGCTCATTGGTGCCGCGGCCGACGAGATCGCCTTCACCGGCGGCAATTCCGACGGCTGGGGCCGGGCCTTCGCTGCACTCCGGCTCCGGCCCGGCGACCGGGTGCTGGTCGGCCGGTCGGAATGGGGCGGCAATCTCGCGTGCTTGGAGCGGGCGGGCCTCGCGGTCGAGACCGTGCCGGCGGACGAGTACGGGCAGATTTCGCTCGAGGCCTTGGCCGGCCTGCTCGACGAACGGGTCCGGCTCCTGGCGCTCACCTGGGCACCGGCCAACGGCGGTCTGATCCAGCCGGCCGCTGCAGTCGGGCGGCTCGTACGGGCGGTGGGCGTGCCCTATTTCATCGATGCGGCCCAGATCGTGGGCCAGATGCCGGTCGATGTTGCCAAGCTTGGCTGCGATGTGCTGGTAGCACCCGCGCGCAAGCATCTGCGCGGCCCGCGTGGTGTCGGCTTCGCTTATGTTCGGCGCGATTTCGCCGAACGGCTCGATCCGGCGTTCGTCGATACCCGTTCGGCACCGATCGGCCCTGGCGGCGCCCTGTTGCAGCCGGGTGCGCGTCGGCTCGAATCGGCGGAATGCGCGCCGGCGCTCCGGATCGGCTTCGGTCTCGCGGTGCGCCATGCGCTCGACCTCGGCGTCGACCACATCCGTGCTGCGATCGCGGCTCGCGCCGAAAGCCTCCGGGCCCGGCTCGCGGCACTGCCGGGCGTGGCGCTCTGCGACCTGGGCGTCGAGCGCTCGGGCCTTGTCGCCTTCACGCTCGACGGCTGGTCGGGTCCGCGGGCCCAGGCGGCGCTCGCATCCCAGAAGATCAACATCGGCTTCAACGGCCGCGCCTATACGCCGCTCGACATGGACGCGCGCGGCCTCGCCGAGGTGCTGCGCGCGTCCGTCAGCTACCTTACGACCGAGGATGAGCTCGACCGCTTCACGGCGGCGCTTGCAGCGCTTGGGGCCTGA
- a CDS encoding RidA family protein has protein sequence MPVTRVGNLAFISGQISPAVEGAKPSSRLGAELSVEQGQAAAAGAALAVLAQIDRLVEGDVTRVRRVARLGVFVAATPDFTQQSLVGNGASDLVVAVLGEAGRHARAAVGVASLPRGAAVEVEAIVELED, from the coding sequence GTGCCCGTGACCCGCGTCGGCAACCTTGCCTTCATCTCCGGCCAGATCTCGCCGGCCGTGGAAGGAGCTAAGCCCTCGTCCCGGCTCGGCGCCGAGCTCTCGGTCGAACAGGGCCAGGCGGCTGCGGCCGGTGCGGCGCTCGCGGTTCTGGCCCAGATCGATCGCCTGGTCGAGGGCGACGTCACGCGCGTGCGGCGGGTGGCGCGGCTCGGCGTGTTCGTCGCGGCGACGCCGGATTTCACGCAGCAATCGCTCGTCGGCAACGGCGCCTCCGACCTGGTGGTCGCCGTGCTGGGCGAAGCCGGGCGGCATGCGCGGGCCGCGGTCGGCGTCGCCTCGCTGCCCCGGGGTGCGGCGGTCGAGGTCGAGGCCATCGTGGAACTTGAGGACTAG
- a CDS encoding DHA2 family efflux MFS transporter permease subunit produces MSAEGTPAVANRAAITVCVILATLMQALDTTIANVALPYIQGSVAASQDQIAWVLTSYIVAAAIMTPPTGYLAGRFGLKRLFLFSVAGFTIASMLCGMAQSLVQIVLFRVLQGLFGAALVPLSQTTLLNINPKERQGSAMALWGVAVMAGPVLGPVLGGWLTSVYSWRFVFYINLPIGVLAFLGMSTFLTETKRNAAAKLDWFGFGTLSLAIGAMQVAVDRGEQKDWFGSGEIVTEAIIAAAAFYLFLVHTFTARAPFVRPSLFHDRNFTAGTLFVTVVGLTYYASMALQPPYLQDLMNYPIVSAGLVMGPRGVGTMAAMMVVGKLIGRIDTRLLLGIGLGTTAWSFYAMTGWTPDVAQATIVTVGVIQGLGLGFIFVPLSLVTLATLPAATRAEGAGLYSLARNIGSSVGISVVNALVTRNTQVNHATIAPHVSAINRAFENAEIARFWNPMTAAGRAALDAMVTRQAQIIAYIDDYKLLMLATLAVLPLLLLFSRPSSAPSGDDHAAVLE; encoded by the coding sequence ATGTCGGCGGAAGGGACGCCGGCGGTCGCCAATCGGGCGGCGATCACCGTTTGCGTGATCCTGGCCACGCTCATGCAGGCGCTCGACACGACCATCGCCAACGTGGCGCTCCCCTATATCCAGGGCAGCGTCGCGGCGAGCCAGGACCAGATCGCCTGGGTCTTGACCTCCTATATCGTCGCCGCCGCGATCATGACGCCGCCGACCGGTTATCTCGCCGGGCGGTTCGGGCTGAAGCGCCTGTTCCTCTTCTCGGTCGCCGGCTTCACCATCGCTTCGATGCTGTGCGGCATGGCACAGTCGCTGGTCCAGATCGTGTTGTTCCGCGTGCTGCAGGGCCTGTTCGGCGCGGCGCTCGTCCCGCTCTCGCAGACCACGCTGCTCAACATCAACCCGAAGGAGCGGCAAGGATCGGCCATGGCGCTCTGGGGCGTCGCCGTGATGGCCGGTCCGGTGCTCGGTCCGGTGCTCGGCGGCTGGCTCACCTCGGTCTATAGCTGGCGCTTCGTCTTCTACATCAACTTGCCGATCGGCGTTCTGGCCTTCCTCGGAATGTCGACGTTCCTCACCGAGACGAAGCGGAACGCCGCAGCGAAGCTCGACTGGTTCGGCTTCGGTACGCTGAGCCTCGCCATCGGCGCCATGCAGGTCGCGGTCGACCGCGGCGAACAGAAGGACTGGTTCGGCTCCGGCGAGATCGTCACCGAGGCGATCATCGCCGCTGCGGCCTTCTATCTGTTCCTCGTCCATACCTTCACGGCGCGCGCGCCGTTCGTCCGGCCGTCGCTGTTCCACGACCGCAACTTCACCGCCGGCACGCTGTTCGTCACGGTCGTCGGCCTCACCTACTACGCCTCGATGGCGCTGCAGCCGCCCTATCTGCAGGATCTGATGAATTACCCGATCGTCAGCGCCGGCCTTGTCATGGGGCCGCGCGGCGTCGGAACCATGGCCGCCATGATGGTCGTGGGCAAGCTGATCGGGCGGATCGACACGCGCCTGCTGCTTGGGATCGGCCTCGGGACCACCGCCTGGTCGTTCTACGCGATGACGGGCTGGACGCCCGATGTCGCACAGGCGACCATCGTCACGGTCGGCGTCATCCAGGGCCTGGGCCTGGGCTTCATCTTCGTGCCGCTGAGCCTCGTGACCTTGGCAACGCTCCCGGCGGCTACTCGCGCCGAAGGCGCCGGCCTCTACAGCCTGGCGCGCAATATCGGCTCCAGCGTCGGCATTTCGGTCGTGAACGCGCTCGTGACGCGGAACACCCAGGTCAATCACGCGACGATCGCGCCGCACGTCAGTGCCATCAATCGAGCCTTCGAGAACGCGGAGATCGCGCGATTCTGGAATCCGATGACCGCCGCCGGACGCGCCGCCCTCGACGCCATGGTGACCCGGCAGGCCCAGATCATCGCCTACATCGACGACTACAAGCTGCTGATGCTCGCAACCCTTGCCGTGCTGCCCCTCCTCCTCCTCTTCAGCAGACCGTCATCCGCCCCCTCGGGTGACGACCATGCCGCCGTGCTGGAATAG
- a CDS encoding HlyD family secretion protein, whose amino-acid sequence MPDDGGTVSRRPAVADASETRHDTADEELKGQKAVLPGRSRRQRWTRPLLFALLPLAVIAGGYRYVTGGQMMSTDDAYVEAERVGVSTDVPGIVRDVDVSENQHVETGQILYRLDDLPFRLALERAEAQIGMVRNSLEALKANYADVGTQIKQAQDDLAYYDREFHRQQYLNNQHVASEATFDTARRNLQNAQQKLASLTRQLAGVAANLNGDPNAPIEQHPRYRDALAQRDEAARQLDHATVRAPFAGIVTNVPAIAPGKYLQASATAFYLVATDHVWIDTSPKETELTYVRSGQPVTVTVDTYPDAEWHGTVESISPAAAQEFSLLPAQNTSGNWVKVVQRIPMRVRVDTSDQTLPPLRAGMSVEVEVDTGHRRGLPHFLGALFGASRDH is encoded by the coding sequence ATGCCCGATGATGGAGGGACGGTTTCGCGGCGCCCGGCGGTGGCCGACGCGTCGGAGACCAGGCACGACACCGCAGATGAAGAGCTGAAAGGACAAAAGGCAGTTCTGCCGGGTCGGTCCCGGCGCCAGCGCTGGACACGGCCGCTTCTGTTCGCGCTGCTGCCGCTCGCCGTCATTGCCGGGGGCTACCGGTATGTCACCGGCGGGCAGATGATGTCGACGGACGACGCCTATGTCGAAGCCGAACGGGTCGGCGTTTCCACCGATGTGCCGGGCATCGTCCGCGACGTCGACGTCTCGGAGAACCAGCATGTCGAGACCGGACAGATCCTCTATCGTCTCGACGATCTGCCGTTTCGGCTGGCGCTCGAGCGTGCCGAGGCGCAGATCGGCATGGTTCGCAACAGTCTCGAGGCGCTGAAGGCGAATTACGCCGACGTCGGGACGCAGATCAAGCAGGCGCAGGACGATCTCGCCTACTACGATCGCGAATTCCACCGCCAGCAATATCTCAACAACCAGCACGTCGCCTCCGAGGCGACGTTCGACACGGCACGGCGGAACCTGCAGAACGCCCAGCAGAAGCTGGCGTCGCTGACCCGGCAGCTCGCTGGGGTCGCGGCGAACCTCAACGGCGATCCGAATGCGCCGATCGAGCAGCATCCGCGCTACCGCGATGCGCTGGCCCAGCGGGATGAGGCGGCCCGCCAGCTCGACCATGCGACCGTCCGGGCGCCGTTCGCCGGCATCGTGACGAATGTGCCGGCCATCGCTCCCGGCAAATATCTCCAGGCCTCGGCAACCGCCTTCTATCTCGTCGCGACAGATCACGTCTGGATCGACACGAGCCCGAAGGAAACGGAATTGACCTATGTGCGGTCCGGGCAGCCGGTCACGGTGACGGTCGACACCTATCCGGATGCCGAATGGCATGGCACCGTCGAGAGCATCAGCCCGGCGGCGGCCCAGGAGTTCTCCCTGTTGCCGGCGCAGAACACGAGCGGCAACTGGGTGAAGGTCGTGCAGCGCATCCCGATGCGCGTGCGGGTCGACACCAGCGACCAGACGCTGCCGCCGCTCAGGGCCGGGATGAGCGTCGAGGTCGAGGTCGACACCGGCCATCGGCGGGGCCTGCCGCATTTCCTCGGCGCGCTCTTCGGCGCTTCCAGGGATCATTGA